Proteins encoded by one window of Candidatus Methylomirabilota bacterium:
- a CDS encoding Xaa-Pro peptidase family protein, with protein sequence MNSHVKARLTTVLEAEGLDAIVATTTENLYYMTGFRSISHALFRGLELYGVFTRRGTGLVVPFIDTTGVAADEISVDHLACYGKFFFEYSEDPGAVGQKIRQWTAAPAASPADALAAVLGDLGVLGGRVGLDEANVFPATWRRLEERLAATTLTPGYQLLRGARAVKSADEVARLERAALIAEDGIAAVLGMLKPGVTEHEAAHVYEQEVLRRGASPFFTVVTIGERAALADVYPSERALRPGDLVRFDLGCVYQSYRSDISRTAVLGRPTDKQARYYAGVLAGERAAIAAMKPGVLVSDIFDVAVRVTRENGIPHYQRHHVGHGIGLEPYDPPTINATTRTALEPGMVFCVETPYYEHGWGGVQVEDAVEITATGARRLTRSSQDLAILG encoded by the coding sequence ATGAACAGCCACGTGAAGGCGCGCCTGACCACGGTGCTCGAGGCCGAGGGCCTCGACGCCATCGTCGCCACCACCACCGAGAACCTCTACTACATGACGGGATTCCGCTCCATCTCCCATGCCCTCTTCCGCGGGCTGGAGCTCTACGGCGTTTTCACCCGGCGCGGCACCGGCCTCGTCGTTCCCTTCATCGACACCACGGGGGTGGCCGCCGACGAGATCTCCGTGGACCATCTCGCCTGTTACGGGAAGTTCTTCTTCGAGTACTCCGAAGATCCGGGGGCGGTGGGACAGAAGATCCGACAGTGGACCGCGGCGCCCGCCGCGAGCCCCGCCGACGCGCTTGCTGCCGTGCTCGGCGATCTCGGCGTGCTCGGCGGGCGCGTCGGACTCGACGAGGCCAATGTCTTTCCGGCGACGTGGCGGCGGCTGGAGGAGCGTCTGGCCGCCACCACGCTCACCCCCGGCTATCAGCTCTTGCGGGGCGCTCGCGCGGTGAAGAGCGCCGACGAGGTCGCGCGGCTGGAGCGCGCGGCCCTCATCGCCGAGGACGGCATCGCCGCCGTGCTGGGCATGCTCAAGCCCGGCGTCACCGAGCACGAGGCCGCCCACGTCTACGAGCAGGAGGTGCTCCGGAGGGGTGCCTCGCCGTTCTTCACGGTGGTCACCATCGGCGAGCGCGCCGCCCTGGCCGATGTCTACCCCTCCGAGCGCGCGCTGCGGCCCGGCGATCTCGTCCGCTTCGATCTTGGCTGTGTGTACCAGAGCTACCGGTCCGACATCTCACGGACCGCGGTGCTCGGCCGCCCCACCGACAAGCAGGCGCGCTACTACGCGGGCGTCCTCGCGGGCGAGCGGGCGGCCATCGCCGCCATGAAGCCCGGCGTTCTCGTGAGCGACATCTTCGACGTGGCGGTCAGGGTGACGCGCGAGAACGGCATTCCCCATTACCAGCGCCACCATGTGGGACACGGGATCGGCCTCGAGCCCTACGACCCGCCCACCATCAACGCGACGACCCGGACGGCCCTCGAGCCCGGAATGGTCTTTTGCGTGGAGACGCCCTACTACGAGCACGGCTGGGGTGGCGTCCAGGTCGAGGACGCCGTGGAGATCACCGCGACCGGCGCCCGCCGGCTCACGCGGTCCAGCCAGGACCTGGCCATCCTCGGCTGA
- a CDS encoding ABC transporter substrate-binding protein yields the protein MTPTRRGAIGMAAVLVLMLGGDLPGARAQGPPPIKVGFSSAMTGPSAITGEGVKWAAQMLADEYNAKGGIMGRKIELSFGDNAGTPGEAVSAVRKLVDVDKVDVIIGQTHSGACLGALPVIKELAVPMVIEACSNPKIRELIGKSVNEWAFRVNPDDVMLGNQFAKYMSQSTKSVSIFAQNDDFGRGAAAAYDAAFKKYGIKLVSTEFFDRGQADYRPVLTRVKRANPEAVLLVMLASEGSVFMRQYRELGLTQKLYARGSMATLEFLHQVRDTPSIADGLVEATYWTPVLDPEWEKRWLDRWKVPVRVHGSLAAIAFRYAVAPAIEAAIKKTGRADRKSIRDALEEVDVVNTPVGRIKFDETHQAFINMLIVEIRGGQLKVLERIPIQP from the coding sequence ATGACACCGACGCGACGTGGTGCGATTGGTATGGCGGCCGTGCTGGTCCTCATGCTCGGGGGAGACTTGCCGGGCGCGCGCGCGCAGGGCCCTCCGCCCATCAAGGTGGGGTTCTCCTCCGCCATGACCGGCCCCTCGGCCATCACCGGCGAGGGGGTGAAATGGGCGGCGCAGATGCTCGCCGACGAGTACAACGCCAAAGGCGGCATCATGGGGCGAAAGATCGAGCTCTCCTTCGGCGACAACGCGGGCACTCCTGGCGAGGCGGTGAGCGCCGTGCGCAAGCTCGTGGACGTGGACAAGGTCGACGTGATCATCGGCCAGACGCACAGCGGAGCCTGCCTGGGCGCCCTGCCCGTGATCAAGGAGCTCGCGGTGCCGATGGTGATCGAGGCCTGCAGCAATCCGAAGATCCGCGAGCTCATCGGCAAGAGCGTCAACGAGTGGGCCTTCCGCGTCAATCCCGACGACGTGATGCTGGGCAACCAGTTCGCCAAGTACATGAGCCAGTCGACGAAGTCGGTGTCGATCTTCGCTCAGAACGACGACTTCGGGCGCGGGGCGGCCGCCGCCTACGACGCCGCCTTCAAGAAGTACGGGATCAAGCTGGTGAGCACGGAGTTCTTCGACCGGGGCCAGGCCGACTACCGGCCCGTGCTCACCCGCGTGAAGCGGGCCAATCCCGAGGCGGTGCTGCTCGTCATGCTGGCCAGCGAGGGTAGCGTGTTCATGCGCCAGTACCGCGAGCTCGGGCTGACGCAGAAGCTCTACGCGCGGGGCAGCATGGCCACCCTCGAGTTCCTCCACCAGGTGCGCGACACCCCGTCGATCGCCGACGGCCTCGTCGAGGCCACCTACTGGACTCCCGTCCTCGATCCTGAATGGGAGAAGCGGTGGCTCGACCGCTGGAAGGTGCCCGTCCGGGTCCACGGCAGTCTGGCCGCCATCGCCTTCCGCTACGCGGTGGCGCCGGCCATCGAGGCGGCGATCAAGAAGACGGGGCGGGCCGACCGTAAATCCATCCGTGACGCGCTGGAGGAGGTCGACGTGGTGAACACGCCGGTGGGCCGAATCAAGTTCGACGAGACACACCAGGCATTCATCAACATGCTCATCGTCGAGATCCGCGGCGGCCAGCTCAAGGTTCTGGAGCGGATTCCCATCCAGCCCTAG
- a CDS encoding TIGR03619 family F420-dependent LLM class oxidoreductase yields MALRFGVHIPTCIEGMMYPIPFARPADISPTALLCERLGFDSVWGNDHMTTQRYVQREFPDPPNFYEPLITFTYVAARTTRLKLCTGILVLPMRHVVVAAKQVATLDQLSGGRVILGVGTGAYREEYEALFPDAKAVHRGAIVDEGMRALRMLFTERRATFRGRYVRFEEVECYPKPIQSPLPIYAGGNHAEVRRRAGEYGEGWMPAVLSPEEIARGVEDVHRAASRAGRDGSRIDIAPQFAVSIGRTHEEAQRRFHASQLYKHLESLKMTTLREQTGGFEQRNLIGSPEEICERIRTYERAGVTTLSGMLFVANTVAEMQEAIELFGREVIPNFRSRS; encoded by the coding sequence ATGGCGCTGAGGTTCGGCGTCCACATCCCCACCTGCATCGAGGGCATGATGTATCCCATCCCCTTCGCCCGCCCGGCGGACATTTCGCCCACGGCCCTCCTCTGCGAGCGGCTCGGCTTCGACTCCGTGTGGGGCAACGACCACATGACGACCCAGCGCTACGTGCAGCGCGAGTTCCCGGACCCTCCCAACTTCTACGAGCCCCTGATCACCTTCACGTACGTCGCCGCGCGCACGACCCGGCTCAAGCTCTGCACGGGTATCCTCGTGCTGCCCATGCGCCACGTGGTGGTGGCGGCCAAGCAGGTGGCGACGCTCGACCAGCTCTCGGGCGGGCGGGTCATCCTGGGCGTGGGCACGGGGGCGTACCGCGAAGAGTACGAGGCCCTCTTTCCCGATGCGAAGGCCGTCCACCGCGGCGCCATCGTGGACGAAGGGATGCGGGCCCTGCGCATGCTCTTCACCGAGCGGCGGGCGACCTTCCGCGGCCGCTACGTGCGCTTCGAGGAGGTGGAGTGCTATCCCAAACCGATCCAGTCCCCGCTGCCGATCTATGCGGGCGGCAACCATGCCGAGGTGCGGAGGCGCGCCGGCGAGTACGGCGAGGGATGGATGCCCGCGGTGCTCTCGCCCGAGGAGATCGCCCGGGGCGTGGAGGACGTTCACCGGGCCGCTTCGAGGGCCGGGCGTGACGGCTCGCGGATCGACATCGCTCCGCAGTTCGCCGTCTCCATCGGGCGCACCCATGAAGAGGCGCAGCGGCGTTTTCACGCCTCCCAGCTCTACAAGCACCTGGAGTCGCTGAAGATGACGACCCTGCGCGAGCAGACGGGCGGCTTCGAGCAGCGCAACCTCATCGGCAGCCCCGAGGAGATCTGCGAGCGCATCCGAACCTACGAGCGTGCCGGCGTCACCACGCTGTCCGGTATGCTGTTCGTGGCCAATACGGTGGCCGAGATGCAGGAGGCCATCGAGCTCTTCGGCCGCGAGGTCATCCCCAACTTCAGGAGTCGCTCATGA